A window of the Candidatus Hydrogenedentota bacterium genome harbors these coding sequences:
- a CDS encoding Hpt domain-containing protein, with the protein MSSGWEFSPEMVAECVAEGLESLSTAPSLLERLRKDVTDTSAIDSLFRSFHSIKGNAGMFGLKAVSTFAHAAENALDLLRKRKCDPTPERLDLVMEATDLLTELLEESQTQPVQELDARCKDFLVRLEAGFSGAGGTVTPAAAPAAAEPASGAEAPSAPASQDAPASAPAAKEGDAAGAGPGRESLRIDMASLDSVTKIAGELFHLDAQLQYELHGESEAGVSQSTQSLRGISRELSALADKLHGELLEICKVPVMQVTRPLERIVREISRAQQKSIQLEVYGDHLRLDKQVLGVLRDPLVHIVRNAADHGIEQPDVRVAAGKPERGTIVLEFREADEHIVVTARDDGKGINFEAVKAKAVKMGLMTQKEADALDSDELVNLIFRPGFSTAGQVSDISGRGVGLDVVMSNLHQCGGEVSVKTNPGHGSVFELHIPKLGSPVMEGLVIRCVDTKYLLPLKQVRRLVEIAESQIMEIPGKGLVVNLAEGTFRMLRLGANLNGREGNVREKQLGVLFEDRDGNVAILGVTEVLGRRSVLVEELSSSLKRAPYVSGSFILGDGTLGFVLNVATLLEVGGDSDATDMKSTRASRKIKTMA; encoded by the coding sequence ATGAGTTCGGGATGGGAATTCAGTCCGGAAATGGTCGCGGAGTGCGTGGCGGAAGGGCTCGAGTCATTGAGCACGGCGCCATCGCTGTTGGAACGTTTGCGGAAGGACGTGACGGATACGTCGGCAATCGATTCGCTCTTCCGCAGCTTTCATAGCATCAAGGGCAACGCGGGCATGTTCGGCTTGAAGGCCGTGAGCACGTTTGCGCATGCGGCGGAGAATGCGTTGGATCTGCTGCGAAAACGCAAGTGCGACCCTACGCCTGAACGCCTCGATCTCGTCATGGAGGCGACCGACCTTCTGACGGAGCTTCTTGAAGAGTCGCAAACGCAACCGGTACAGGAGTTGGACGCGCGCTGCAAGGACTTCCTGGTCCGGCTTGAAGCAGGATTTTCCGGCGCGGGCGGCACGGTCACTCCCGCAGCGGCTCCAGCGGCCGCTGAGCCCGCGTCCGGTGCAGAGGCGCCCTCCGCACCGGCGTCGCAAGACGCACCGGCCAGCGCTCCCGCCGCCAAGGAGGGCGATGCCGCGGGCGCAGGTCCCGGTCGCGAGAGTCTTCGCATCGACATGGCCAGCCTCGACAGCGTGACGAAGATCGCGGGCGAGTTGTTCCATCTCGATGCGCAGTTGCAGTACGAGTTGCACGGCGAGAGCGAAGCGGGTGTTTCGCAATCGACGCAAAGTTTAAGGGGCATATCCAGAGAACTGTCGGCGTTGGCGGACAAGCTGCACGGCGAGCTCCTGGAAATCTGCAAAGTGCCCGTCATGCAGGTAACACGGCCCCTGGAACGTATCGTCCGCGAGATCAGCCGGGCACAGCAGAAGAGCATTCAATTGGAGGTCTATGGCGACCACCTGCGGTTGGACAAGCAGGTTCTTGGAGTTTTGCGCGACCCGCTGGTGCACATCGTGCGCAACGCTGCCGACCACGGCATCGAACAGCCCGACGTTCGTGTCGCCGCGGGAAAACCGGAGCGAGGCACCATTGTGCTTGAGTTTCGCGAAGCGGACGAGCACATCGTGGTCACGGCGCGCGATGACGGCAAAGGCATCAATTTTGAAGCCGTCAAGGCAAAGGCCGTAAAGATGGGGCTGATGACACAGAAAGAAGCGGATGCCCTCGATTCGGATGAACTCGTCAATCTCATCTTCCGCCCCGGTTTTTCGACGGCGGGACAGGTGAGCGACATCTCCGGACGCGGCGTTGGATTGGACGTCGTAATGTCGAACCTGCACCAGTGCGGCGGTGAAGTCTCGGTGAAGACAAATCCCGGTCACGGGAGCGTTTTCGAACTTCACATCCCCAAACTGGGATCGCCTGTTATGGAAGGTTTGGTGATCCGTTGCGTCGACACGAAATACCTTCTTCCGCTGAAACAGGTACGCCGACTCGTTGAGATCGCTGAATCGCAGATTATGGAGATCCCGGGCAAGGGACTGGTCGTCAACCTGGCCGAAGGCACCTTCAGGATGCTGCGCTTGGGCGCAAACCTGAATGGCCGCGAAGGCAACGTGCGCGAAAAGCAGCTCGGCGTGCTCTTCGAAGACCGCGATGGGAACGTGGCCATTCTAGGCGTTACCGAAGTGTTGGGCCGGAGAAGCGTGCTAGTAGAAGAACTCTCCTCGTCGCTCAAGCGCGCGCCCTACGTATCCGGTTCGTTTATCCTCGGCGACGGCACCCTTGGCTTTGTGTTGAACG